In one Brevibacillus composti genomic region, the following are encoded:
- the fusA gene encoding elongation factor G translates to MAREFSLANTRNIGIMAHIDAGKTTTTERILFYTGRVHKIGETHEGAATMDWMEQEQERGITITSAATTAQWKGHRINIIDTPGHVDFTVEVERSLRVLDGAVTVFDAKGGVEPQTETVWRQADRYGVPRMCYINKMDIIGANYDMCLAQIRERLGANPVAVQYPIGAEDQFKGMVDLIEMKAIIYTDDLGKTSDEAEIPAELIEKCEELRMALVEAAAEQDEELMMKYLEGEELTNDEIRAAIRKGTIECRITPVMCGSSYRNKGVQPMLDNVVAYLPSPIDIPAIKGTLPDTEEEVERPADDNGPFSALAFKIMADPYVGRLTFFRVYSGVLNSGSYVLNSTKGKRERIGRILQMHANHREEIQTVYSGDIAAAVGLKDTTTGDTLCDEKAPVILESMTFPDPVIHIAIEPKSKADQDKMGVALAKLSEEDPTFRTHTDEETGQTIISGMGELHLEIIVDRMRREFKVEANVGAPQVAYRETFRNAAKVEGKFVRQSGGRGQYGHVWVEFAPLEPGKGFEFENKIVGGVVPKEYIPAVQAGIEEAMKNGVLAGFPLVDIKATIVDGSYHDVDSSEMAFKVAGSLALKEAAKKCGATLLEPIMKVEVTVPEEYMGDVMGDLNSRRGRIEGMEARANAQVIRAMVPLSEMFGYSTVLRSRTQGRGTYSMVLDHYEEVPKFIADDIIKKSKGE, encoded by the coding sequence ATGGCTCGCGAGTTCTCTTTAGCGAATACGCGGAACATCGGTATCATGGCACACATTGATGCCGGTAAGACGACCACCACTGAGCGTATTCTGTTCTACACCGGTCGCGTGCACAAGATTGGTGAAACCCATGAAGGTGCTGCCACGATGGACTGGATGGAACAAGAGCAAGAGCGCGGTATCACCATTACTTCGGCTGCGACGACCGCTCAATGGAAAGGCCATCGAATCAACATCATCGATACGCCTGGCCACGTAGACTTCACTGTAGAAGTTGAGCGCTCCCTGCGCGTTCTCGACGGTGCGGTAACCGTTTTTGACGCAAAAGGCGGCGTTGAGCCTCAGACCGAAACCGTTTGGCGCCAAGCTGACCGGTATGGTGTTCCTCGTATGTGCTACATCAACAAAATGGATATTATCGGTGCGAACTACGATATGTGCTTGGCACAAATCCGTGAGCGCCTGGGTGCAAACCCGGTAGCCGTTCAGTATCCAATCGGAGCAGAAGATCAGTTCAAAGGTATGGTTGACCTGATCGAAATGAAAGCCATCATCTATACAGACGACCTGGGCAAAACTTCTGACGAAGCGGAAATCCCGGCTGAACTGATAGAGAAGTGCGAAGAGCTCCGTATGGCATTGGTTGAAGCTGCAGCCGAGCAGGATGAAGAGCTGATGATGAAATACCTGGAAGGCGAAGAGCTGACCAACGATGAAATTCGTGCAGCGATCCGCAAAGGTACCATCGAATGCCGCATCACCCCGGTAATGTGCGGTTCTTCCTACCGCAACAAAGGCGTTCAGCCTATGCTGGACAACGTGGTTGCTTACCTGCCATCTCCGATCGACATTCCGGCGATCAAAGGTACGCTTCCTGACACAGAAGAAGAAGTAGAGCGTCCGGCAGACGACAATGGTCCGTTCTCCGCACTGGCGTTCAAAATCATGGCTGACCCGTATGTGGGCCGCCTGACCTTCTTCCGCGTGTACTCCGGTGTCCTGAACTCCGGTTCCTACGTGCTTAACTCCACAAAAGGCAAGCGCGAGCGTATCGGACGTATCCTGCAAATGCACGCGAACCACCGTGAAGAGATCCAAACGGTTTACTCCGGTGACATCGCTGCGGCTGTAGGTCTGAAAGACACCACTACAGGCGACACGCTCTGTGATGAGAAAGCTCCGGTAATCTTGGAGTCCATGACGTTCCCTGATCCGGTTATCCACATCGCGATCGAGCCGAAGTCCAAAGCAGACCAAGACAAGATGGGTGTTGCCCTCGCCAAGCTGTCTGAAGAGGATCCAACGTTCAGAACGCATACAGACGAAGAAACTGGTCAAACCATCATCTCCGGTATGGGTGAGCTTCACCTGGAGATCATCGTTGACCGTATGAGACGCGAATTTAAAGTAGAAGCGAACGTAGGCGCTCCGCAGGTTGCTTACCGCGAGACTTTCCGCAATGCGGCCAAAGTCGAAGGGAAATTCGTTCGCCAGTCCGGTGGTCGTGGTCAATACGGTCACGTTTGGGTGGAGTTCGCTCCGCTTGAGCCAGGCAAAGGCTTTGAATTCGAAAACAAAATCGTCGGTGGTGTGGTGCCGAAGGAATACATTCCAGCGGTACAAGCAGGTATCGAAGAAGCCATGAAAAATGGTGTTCTTGCCGGATTCCCGCTGGTTGACATCAAAGCGACCATCGTTGATGGTAGCTACCATGATGTCGACTCCTCCGAGATGGCGTTTAAAGTAGCAGGTTCTCTTGCGCTGAAAGAAGCTGCGAAGAAATGTGGCGCGACTCTGCTCGAGCCAATCATGAAGGTTGAAGTAACGGTTCCAGAAGAGTACATGGGCGACGTGATGGGTGACCTGAACTCCCGCCGCGGCCGTATCGAAGGTATGGAAGCTCGTGCAAACGCACAAGTCATCCGTGCGATGGTACCGCTGTCCGAGATGTTCGGCTACTCCACTGTACTTCGTTCCCGTACCCAAGGACGCGGTACTTACTCCATGGTTCTCGACCATTACGAAGAAGTGCCGAAGTTCATCGCGGACGACATCATCAAGAAATCCAAAGGCGAGTAA
- the tuf gene encoding elongation factor Tu, which translates to MAKEKFERNKPHVNIGTIGHVDHGKTTLTAAITTVLAQAGGAKAMAYDTIDNAPEEKERGITINTSHVEYETANRHYAHVDCPGHADYVKNMITGAAQMDGAILVVSAADGPMPQTREHILLSRQVGVPYIVVFMNKCDMVDDEELLELVEMEIRDLLSQYEFPGDDIPVIKGSAKEALDNPTGEWAQRVLELMEAVDSYIPNPERATDKPFLMPVEDVFTITGRGTVATGRVERGIVKVGDQVEIVGLAEETKTTTVTGVEMFRKLLDQAEAGDNIGALLRGVERKDIERGQCLAKPGSVKPYTKFKAEVYVLSKEEGGRHTPFFANYRPQFYFRTTDVTGIIQLPEGVEMVMPGDNTEFTVELIAPVAMEQGTRFAIREGGRTVGAGVVASIIE; encoded by the coding sequence ATGGCTAAAGAAAAATTTGAGCGGAATAAACCGCACGTAAACATCGGTACCATCGGTCACGTTGACCACGGTAAAACTACTCTGACTGCTGCGATCACAACTGTTCTGGCTCAAGCTGGTGGCGCAAAAGCTATGGCTTATGACACCATCGACAACGCTCCAGAAGAAAAAGAGCGCGGTATCACTATCAACACTTCCCACGTTGAGTACGAAACAGCTAACCGTCACTATGCTCACGTTGACTGCCCTGGTCACGCTGACTACGTGAAAAACATGATTACCGGTGCTGCTCAAATGGACGGCGCGATCCTCGTAGTATCTGCTGCTGATGGTCCTATGCCACAAACTCGCGAGCACATCCTGCTGTCCCGCCAAGTAGGCGTTCCTTACATCGTTGTATTCATGAACAAATGCGACATGGTTGACGATGAAGAGCTCCTGGAACTGGTTGAAATGGAAATCCGCGACCTGCTCTCTCAATATGAGTTCCCAGGCGACGATATCCCAGTAATCAAAGGTTCCGCTAAAGAAGCTCTCGACAACCCAACAGGCGAATGGGCTCAACGCGTACTGGAACTGATGGAAGCTGTTGACAGCTACATCCCGAACCCAGAGCGTGCAACTGACAAACCTTTCCTGATGCCAGTTGAGGACGTATTTACGATTACTGGTCGTGGTACTGTTGCTACCGGTCGTGTAGAGCGCGGTATCGTTAAAGTTGGTGACCAAGTAGAAATCGTTGGTCTGGCTGAAGAAACCAAAACAACAACTGTAACGGGTGTTGAGATGTTCCGCAAACTGCTGGATCAAGCAGAAGCTGGCGACAACATCGGTGCGCTGCTGCGCGGTGTTGAGCGTAAAGACATCGAGCGCGGACAATGCTTGGCGAAACCAGGTTCCGTTAAGCCTTACACCAAGTTCAAAGCAGAAGTTTACGTTCTGTCCAAAGAAGAGGGTGGACGTCACACTCCTTTCTTCGCTAACTACCGTCCACAATTCTACTTCCGTACCACTGACGTAACCGGTATCATCCAACTGCCAGAAGGCGTTGAGATGGTAATGCCTGGCGACAACACTGAGTTCACCGTTGAACTGATCGCTCCTGTAGCGATGGAACAAGGTACTCGCTTCGCGATCCGCGAAGGTGGCCGTACAGTAGGCGCTGGCGTAGTTGCTTCCATCATCGAGTAA